The proteins below are encoded in one region of Gaiella occulta:
- a CDS encoding phosphoribosyltransferase → MIERETMSWDDLGTGTRALAEAVHADAWIPDLVLGISRGGLLVAGGIAYALGVKNTATMSVEFYTGIDERLEMPMLLPPVPDLVDLDEARVLIADDVADTGATLALVRDFCAGRVAEARVAVLYEKPRSEVACEYVWRRSDRWITFPWSALPPVGGGDSA, encoded by the coding sequence ATGATCGAGCGGGAGACGATGAGCTGGGACGATCTCGGCACGGGGACACGCGCTCTCGCCGAGGCGGTGCACGCCGACGCCTGGATCCCCGACCTCGTGCTCGGCATCTCCCGCGGCGGGCTGCTCGTCGCCGGCGGCATCGCCTACGCGCTCGGGGTCAAGAACACGGCGACGATGAGCGTCGAGTTCTACACGGGCATCGACGAGCGACTCGAGATGCCGATGCTGCTGCCGCCGGTGCCCGACCTCGTCGACCTCGACGAGGCGCGCGTGCTCATCGCCGACGACGTCGCCGACACCGGCGCCACGCTCGCGCTCGTACGCGACTTCTGCGCCGGCCGCGTCGCGGAGGCGCGGGTCGCCGTCCTGTACGAGAAGCCCCGCTCCGAGGTCGCGTGCGAGTACGTGTGGCGGCGCAGCGACCGCTGGATCACGTTCCCCTGGAGCGCGCTGCCGCCCGTCGGCGGCGGCGACAGCGCGTAG
- a CDS encoding ABC transporter permease, which produces MTAGGARGTAALAERELRRVLSLWTQTVAPPVLTAFVFLAVFGGALGSRIRNVEGVPYRDFVLPGLLVMTVASQAFANNSTSLFQARNEGYVEDVLSSPLRPWQLVVAYASGGLLRGWLAAAIVAAVATPFSERGVADAAVVVVALLLTGLVFAGAGVITGLWADTFDRHAFVANLVITPLALVGGVFYSARSLSEPWATLTRFDPLYYLVDAARAGFTGFHESAVWLSLLVTAAVAAATFATAVALVARGWRLKP; this is translated from the coding sequence ATGACCGCCGGCGGGGCGCGAGGCACGGCGGCGCTGGCCGAGCGCGAGCTCCGGCGCGTGCTGTCGCTGTGGACGCAGACCGTCGCCCCGCCCGTCCTCACCGCGTTCGTCTTCCTCGCGGTCTTCGGGGGCGCGCTCGGGTCGCGCATCCGCAACGTCGAGGGCGTGCCGTACCGTGACTTCGTCCTGCCCGGTCTTCTCGTGATGACGGTCGCCTCGCAGGCGTTCGCCAACAACTCGACGAGCCTCTTCCAGGCCCGCAACGAGGGCTACGTCGAGGACGTGCTGTCGAGCCCGCTGCGACCCTGGCAGCTCGTCGTCGCGTACGCGTCGGGCGGCCTCCTGCGCGGCTGGCTGGCCGCCGCGATCGTGGCTGCAGTGGCCACGCCTTTCAGCGAGCGGGGTGTCGCCGACGCCGCCGTCGTCGTGGTCGCGCTGCTCCTCACGGGCCTCGTCTTCGCCGGCGCCGGCGTCATCACCGGCCTCTGGGCCGACACCTTCGACCGACACGCGTTCGTCGCCAACCTCGTCATCACGCCGCTCGCCCTCGTCGGCGGCGTCTTCTACTCCGCGCGCAGCCTCTCCGAGCCGTGGGCTACGCTCACGCGCTTCGACCCGCTCTACTACCTCGTCGACGCCGCGCGAGCCGGCTTCACCGGCTTCCACGAGAGCGCCGTCTGGCTGTCGCTCCTCGTCACGGCCGCCGTCGCCGCCGCCACCTTCGCCACGGCCGTCGCGCTCGTCGCCCGCGGCTGGCGTCTCAAGCCGTAG
- a CDS encoding ABC transporter ATP-binding protein, translated as MDDTTSAGAAALSVRSLTKVYDDGTRALDALDLTVPAGTFFGLLGPNGAGKTTLIGAVAGLVRAPAGSIHVFGHDAAAGATEARKLVGLAPQDVHLDRFLTAREVLTYHGRYFGMTRAQAGARADEMLDVFDLGDKAATKPHRLSGGMRRRLLLARSLVHRPRLAVLDEPTAGVDLELRHELWHYLRRLHAEERVTVLLTTHYLDEAEELCERVAFIKGGRIAAEGSPAELAHRFGADDLEGAYVAALR; from the coding sequence ATGGACGACACGACCAGTGCGGGCGCGGCGGCGCTGAGCGTGCGCAGCCTGACGAAGGTGTACGACGACGGGACGCGCGCGCTCGACGCGCTCGACCTGACGGTGCCGGCGGGAACCTTCTTCGGCCTCCTCGGGCCGAACGGCGCGGGGAAGACGACGCTCATCGGCGCCGTCGCCGGCCTCGTGCGCGCGCCCGCGGGGAGCATCCACGTGTTCGGACACGACGCGGCGGCCGGCGCAACGGAGGCGCGCAAGCTCGTGGGCCTCGCCCCGCAGGACGTGCACCTCGACCGCTTCCTGACGGCGCGCGAGGTGCTGACCTACCACGGCCGCTACTTCGGGATGACGAGGGCGCAGGCGGGAGCGCGCGCAGACGAGATGCTCGACGTGTTCGACCTCGGGGACAAGGCGGCGACGAAGCCGCATCGTCTCTCGGGCGGTATGCGGCGGCGGCTCCTGCTCGCCCGCTCGCTCGTCCATCGCCCCCGGCTCGCCGTCCTCGACGAGCCGACAGCGGGCGTCGACCTGGAGCTGCGCCACGAGCTGTGGCACTACCTGCGCCGGTTGCACGCCGAGGAGCGCGTCACCGTCCTCCTGACCACGCACTACCTCGACGAGGCGGAGGAGCTCTGTGAGCGCGTCGCGTTCATCAAGGGCGGGCGCATCGCGGCCGAGGGGTCGCCGGCCGAGCTCGCGCACCGCTTCGGCGCGGACGACCTCGAAGGCGCGTACGTGGCGGCGCTGCGATGA
- the msrB gene encoding peptide-methionine (R)-S-oxide reductase MsrB produces the protein MDKVRRSEQEWRALLTPERYRVLREGGTEPAWSGELLDAHEPGTFRCAACGAELFRSEAKFESGSGWPSFFEPVAEDAVELEEDRSFFMRRTEVRCARCDSHLGHLFDDGPAPTGQRYCMNSLALELDPDEES, from the coding sequence ATGGACAAGGTGCGCCGCAGCGAACAGGAGTGGCGGGCGCTGCTCACGCCGGAGCGCTACAGGGTCCTGCGCGAGGGCGGAACCGAGCCGGCGTGGTCGGGCGAGCTGCTCGACGCCCACGAGCCGGGCACCTTCCGCTGCGCCGCCTGCGGGGCCGAGCTCTTCCGCTCGGAGGCGAAGTTCGAGTCCGGCTCCGGCTGGCCGAGCTTCTTCGAGCCGGTCGCGGAGGATGCCGTCGAGCTCGAGGAGGACAGGAGCTTCTTCATGCGCCGGACCGAGGTGCGCTGCGCCCGCTGCGACTCCCACCTCGGCCACCTCTTCGACGACGGGCCCGCGCCGACCGGGCAGCGCTACTGCATGAACTCGCTGGCGCTCGAGCTCGATCCCGACGAGGAGAGCTAG
- a CDS encoding ABC transporter permease has translation MRLFLHELRMQQKLFWRNRESAVFVFVFPPMLFLLLGAVYSGTIEGYPAADALLVGLIGYGCANTAFAGLAITLVIRRESGVLKRLRATPLPPATYLAATLASTLAVFLLQTAVTLLLGFTLYGAHQPRSWAGLVGAVLLGVAAFAGMGFGATALIRSSEGASAVVNLVVLPMAFLSGSFGGTGGYPQLLRVVADVLPLTYLIQLLRDVYLRGEALWADPRQIAIVSAWGLVGLAIAWRRFGWEPRER, from the coding sequence ATGAGGCTCTTCCTGCACGAGCTGCGCATGCAGCAGAAGCTGTTCTGGCGCAACCGGGAGTCGGCGGTGTTCGTGTTCGTGTTCCCGCCGATGCTGTTCCTGCTGCTCGGCGCCGTCTACAGCGGCACGATCGAGGGGTATCCGGCCGCGGACGCCCTTCTCGTCGGTTTGATCGGGTACGGCTGCGCGAACACCGCGTTCGCCGGTCTCGCGATCACGCTCGTGATCCGGCGCGAGAGCGGGGTGCTGAAGCGGCTGCGCGCGACCCCGCTGCCCCCTGCGACCTACCTCGCGGCGACGCTCGCGTCGACGCTCGCCGTGTTCCTGCTGCAGACCGCCGTCACCCTGCTGCTGGGCTTCACGCTCTACGGCGCCCACCAGCCCAGGAGCTGGGCCGGGCTCGTCGGCGCCGTGCTGCTCGGCGTGGCGGCCTTCGCCGGCATGGGGTTCGGCGCAACGGCGCTGATCCGCTCCTCGGAGGGCGCCTCGGCGGTCGTCAACCTCGTGGTGCTGCCGATGGCGTTCCTGTCCGGATCCTTCGGAGGGACGGGCGGCTATCCGCAGTTGCTGCGCGTCGTCGCGGACGTGCTGCCGCTCACCTACCTGATCCAGCTGCTCCGCGACGTCTACCTGCGCGGAGAGGCGCTGTGGGCCGATCCCCGGCAGATCGCGATCGTGTCCGCATGGGGGCTCGTCGGGCTCGCGATCGCCTGGCGACGCTTCGGCTGGGAGCCGCGCGAGCGCTGA
- a CDS encoding ABC transporter ATP-binding protein, whose product MSALAVRDLRKSYGAVEAVRGVTFAVQRGEVFGLLGPNGAGKTTTVEILEGYRRRDGGDVEVLGVDPERGGAALRERIGVVLQASELPAGLTVREVHVMFAGYYAAPRDVDEVIELVGLEEKAHARVKTLSGGQKRRLDLGVALVGDPELVFLDEPTTGFDPSARRTAWDLVRSLRNLGKTIVLTTHYLDEAQQLADRVAVIRAGRIVRIGTPAELIGVAPKVQIRYREGEREIVIETDAPTKALAELTGAAAAAGRELDSLEVVRPSLEDVYLDLVDGGA is encoded by the coding sequence GTGAGCGCCCTCGCGGTGCGCGATCTGCGCAAGAGCTATGGCGCGGTCGAGGCGGTGCGCGGGGTCACGTTCGCGGTGCAGCGAGGCGAGGTGTTCGGGCTGCTCGGGCCCAACGGCGCCGGCAAGACGACGACGGTCGAGATCCTCGAGGGGTACCGCAGGCGAGACGGCGGCGACGTGGAGGTGCTCGGGGTCGACCCGGAGCGCGGCGGAGCGGCGCTGCGCGAGCGTATCGGCGTCGTGCTGCAGGCGTCGGAGCTTCCGGCCGGGCTGACGGTGCGCGAGGTGCACGTCATGTTCGCCGGCTACTACGCCGCGCCGCGAGACGTCGACGAGGTGATCGAGCTGGTCGGCCTCGAGGAGAAGGCGCACGCGCGGGTGAAGACGCTGTCGGGGGGCCAGAAGCGCAGGCTCGACCTCGGCGTGGCGCTCGTCGGCGACCCCGAGCTCGTGTTCCTCGACGAGCCGACGACGGGGTTCGACCCGTCCGCGCGGCGCACCGCGTGGGACCTCGTGCGCTCGCTGCGCAACCTCGGCAAGACGATCGTGCTCACGACGCACTACCTCGACGAGGCGCAGCAGCTCGCAGACCGGGTCGCCGTCATCCGCGCCGGCAGGATCGTGCGCATCGGCACGCCGGCCGAGCTGATCGGCGTCGCGCCCAAGGTGCAGATCCGCTACCGCGAAGGCGAGCGCGAGATCGTCATCGAGACGGACGCGCCGACGAAGGCGCTCGCAGAGCTGACGGGCGCCGCGGCCGCGGCCGGCCGCGAGCTCGACTCGCTGGAGGTCGTGCGCCCGTCGCTCGAGGACGTCTACCTCGACCTCGTCGACGGCGGCGCATGA
- a CDS encoding molybdopterin-dependent oxidoreductase: MDDRTIGRAGFLGVVAAGVAGLFVARDVTGVLSRAVPRSLSSIVPASGWRIYTIGNAMPDIDPAAYRLRVDGLVRAPASFSLADLRSLPRAEQVSDFHCVTGWSVRDVRWAGVRVSDLLDRAGATGSAGAIRFVSAEEPYEDSLTLAQATLPDVMLAYEMDGGALSRPHGAPLRLVMPRMYGYKSVKWVSRIELLTSPRPGFWEQHGYDTDAWIGRSNGLSA, translated from the coding sequence ATGGACGACCGCACCATCGGGCGCGCCGGCTTCCTCGGGGTCGTGGCCGCCGGCGTCGCCGGCCTCTTCGTCGCCCGCGACGTCACGGGCGTGCTCTCGCGTGCCGTGCCGCGGTCGCTGTCCTCGATCGTGCCGGCCTCGGGCTGGCGCATCTACACGATCGGCAACGCGATGCCCGATATCGACCCGGCGGCGTACCGGCTGCGGGTCGACGGCCTCGTGCGCGCGCCGGCGAGCTTCTCCCTCGCCGACCTGCGCTCGCTGCCGCGCGCCGAGCAGGTGTCCGACTTCCACTGCGTCACCGGCTGGTCGGTGCGGGACGTGCGCTGGGCCGGCGTCCGCGTCTCCGACCTGCTCGACCGCGCCGGCGCGACCGGTTCCGCCGGCGCGATCCGGTTCGTGTCCGCGGAGGAGCCCTACGAGGACTCGCTCACGCTCGCGCAGGCGACGCTCCCCGACGTGATGCTCGCCTACGAGATGGACGGCGGCGCGTTGTCGCGGCCGCACGGGGCGCCGCTGCGGCTCGTGATGCCGAGGATGTACGGCTACAAGAGCGTCAAGTGGGTGAGCCGGATCGAGCTGCTGACCTCGCCGCGGCCGGGCTTCTGGGAGCAGCACGGCTACGACACGGACGCCTGGATCGGCAGGTCGAATGGCCTCTCGGCCTAG
- a CDS encoding cytochrome b/b6 domain-containing protein codes for MASRPRPAGRLTRFTRTERTLHWVHAGSFLAMLATGLILYLPALSTLVSRRNLVKNVHIWVAVAWLLAVLLVVLLGNRRALRETWREIETIDRDDRRWLRGRRVPQGRLNAGQKVNAILTVAFALLFALSGFFLWLGERDHRFLLAGTGTVHDALTFLSVGLLVGHLYLALIHPSTRHALRGMTTGAVDAGWAERHHPKWARAAVDEPLDPNEPRLR; via the coding sequence ATGGCCTCTCGGCCTAGGCCCGCCGGGCGTCTCACGCGCTTCACGCGCACCGAGCGCACGCTGCACTGGGTGCACGCGGGCTCGTTCCTCGCGATGCTGGCGACCGGGCTGATCCTCTACCTGCCGGCCCTGTCGACGCTCGTCAGCCGCCGCAACCTCGTCAAGAACGTCCACATCTGGGTTGCCGTCGCCTGGTTGCTGGCGGTCCTCCTCGTCGTCCTGCTCGGCAACCGCCGGGCGCTGCGCGAGACGTGGCGCGAGATCGAGACGATCGACCGCGACGACCGGCGCTGGCTGCGTGGGCGCCGCGTGCCGCAGGGGCGGCTCAACGCGGGCCAGAAGGTCAACGCCATCCTCACGGTCGCCTTCGCGCTCCTGTTCGCGCTGTCGGGCTTCTTCCTCTGGCTCGGCGAGCGCGACCACCGCTTCCTCCTCGCCGGCACCGGCACCGTGCACGACGCGCTCACCTTCCTCTCCGTCGGCCTGCTCGTCGGCCACCTCTACCTCGCGCTCATCCACCCCTCGACCCGGCACGCGCTGCGCGGGATGACGACCGGCGCGGTCGATGCGGGGTGGGCGGAACGCCACCACCCCAAGTGGGCGCGCGCGGCCGTCGACGAGCCGCTCGACCCGAACGAGCCGCGTCTACGCTGA
- a CDS encoding PhzF family phenazine biosynthesis protein: MRTHRYVVADVFTDTPLTGNQLAVFTDARGLDDETMQALAREIGFSETVFVLPAERGGAARIRIFTPATELPFAGHPTLGAAFVLGTPLQLPLLELETGAGIVPVRLERGESGRIAFGRMEQPIPRVQPYHETEALFAALGVPGSELPVERYDNGASHVFVALPSEAAVAALVPDTAAIGALGLTGVNCFSGAGLAWTTRMFWELGEDAATGSAAGPLACHLARHGLVPWGEEIVISQGAAIERPSLLYARADGGGGLIDRVEVGGQAVTVARGEFRLP; this comes from the coding sequence GTGCGCACCCACCGCTACGTCGTCGCGGACGTCTTCACCGATACGCCGCTGACCGGCAACCAGCTCGCCGTCTTCACCGACGCGCGCGGGCTCGACGACGAGACGATGCAGGCGCTCGCCCGCGAGATCGGGTTCAGCGAGACCGTGTTCGTGCTGCCCGCAGAGCGGGGCGGCGCGGCGCGCATCCGCATCTTCACCCCGGCCACGGAGCTGCCGTTCGCCGGGCACCCGACGCTCGGCGCGGCGTTCGTGCTCGGCACCCCGTTGCAGCTACCGCTGCTCGAGCTCGAGACGGGCGCCGGCATCGTCCCCGTTCGTCTCGAGCGCGGCGAAAGCGGCCGCATCGCGTTCGGCCGCATGGAGCAGCCGATCCCGCGGGTGCAGCCGTACCACGAGACGGAAGCGCTGTTCGCGGCGCTCGGCGTGCCGGGCTCCGAGCTGCCGGTCGAGCGCTACGACAACGGCGCCTCGCACGTCTTCGTCGCGCTCCCGTCCGAGGCCGCCGTCGCGGCGCTCGTGCCGGACACGGCCGCGATCGGCGCGCTCGGGCTCACCGGCGTCAACTGCTTCTCCGGCGCGGGGCTCGCCTGGACGACGCGGATGTTCTGGGAGCTCGGCGAGGACGCGGCGACGGGCTCGGCCGCGGGCCCGCTCGCGTGCCACCTCGCCCGGCACGGTCTCGTGCCCTGGGGCGAGGAGATCGTCATCTCGCAGGGAGCTGCGATCGAGCGGCCGTCGCTGCTGTACGCGCGCGCCGACGGCGGCGGCGGCCTCATCGACCGGGTCGAGGTCGGAGGTCAGGCCGTCACGGTCGCCCGCGGCGAGTTCCGCCTCCCGTGA
- a CDS encoding PfkB family carbohydrate kinase: MPRLAVIGNVSLDRVDGGAVRPGGCPSFAALALRMLDEGGQILTRCAPADLPLFEATLAALGVPVTVIPTETTSAFGLHYRGEQRTMTVDAVGDTWTPADVESVDPEARWVHVAPLLRSDFTAETLSALARHGRRVSFDGQGLVRVPRVGPLAVDGDFDAGILAHVQTLKLAEDEATIIAGGRFDAGAAERLGVPEVLLTLGSEGSIVYAGGRAEAVPAAWPVLGVQTTGAGDVFMVGYTAARSAGANPVEAARLASELVARMLDERKRGG, from the coding sequence GTGCCGCGCCTCGCCGTGATCGGAAACGTCTCGCTGGACCGGGTCGACGGCGGTGCCGTCCGCCCGGGCGGCTGCCCCTCCTTCGCGGCGCTCGCGCTGCGCATGCTCGACGAAGGCGGCCAGATCCTCACGCGCTGCGCACCGGCCGACCTGCCGCTGTTCGAGGCGACGCTCGCCGCCCTCGGCGTTCCCGTGACGGTGATCCCGACGGAGACGACCAGCGCGTTCGGGCTGCACTACAGGGGCGAGCAGCGCACGATGACGGTCGATGCGGTCGGAGACACGTGGACGCCGGCCGACGTCGAGTCCGTCGACCCGGAGGCGCGCTGGGTGCACGTCGCCCCGCTCCTGCGCAGCGATTTCACCGCGGAGACGCTCTCCGCGCTCGCGCGGCACGGCCGGCGCGTCTCGTTCGACGGCCAGGGGCTCGTTCGCGTCCCGCGCGTCGGCCCACTCGCCGTCGACGGCGACTTCGACGCAGGCATCCTCGCCCACGTGCAGACCCTCAAGCTCGCCGAAGACGAGGCGACGATCATCGCCGGTGGGCGCTTCGACGCGGGCGCGGCCGAGCGGCTCGGCGTCCCCGAGGTGCTGCTCACGCTCGGGTCGGAGGGATCGATCGTCTACGCCGGCGGCAGGGCCGAGGCCGTCCCGGCCGCATGGCCCGTGCTCGGCGTGCAGACGACCGGCGCCGGCGACGTGTTCATGGTCGGGTACACGGCGGCACGGTCGGCGGGCGCGAATCCGGTCGAGGCGGCGCGCCTCGCCAGCGAGCTCGTCGCACGGATGCTCGACGAGCGCAAGCGGGGAGGATGA
- a CDS encoding SDR family oxidoreductase, whose translation MRVLVTGGAGFVGSNVARVAAESGHDVVCAVRSAPPLPDPRCSYVEVDLLDPAAAREAVLEARPDAIVHTAILNDLGRLYAERRLAWEVYVGVTRTLADAANGVDAQLVYVSSDWVFDGTQAGADEAAPPNPVNYYGVLKAASELVALERARSAAVTRIAAVMGEHRARPETPRAQDPGFGYFVASLVDALSRGEPFTVWESDEINMRATPSLASHSAELMLLVAERRLSGIFHCCGGEAVTRAELARAAAEVFGLDARLLRSGPPDAAVLPPAPVPYDTSIDARATAAALGCELPTVRDLLRRFRRERTGT comes from the coding sequence GTGCGCGTCCTCGTCACGGGCGGCGCCGGTTTCGTCGGCTCGAACGTCGCACGCGTGGCGGCCGAGAGCGGGCACGACGTCGTCTGCGCCGTCCGCTCCGCGCCGCCGCTCCCCGACCCCCGCTGCTCCTACGTCGAGGTCGACCTCCTCGACCCCGCGGCGGCACGCGAGGCGGTGCTCGAGGCCCGGCCCGACGCGATCGTCCACACGGCGATCCTCAACGACCTCGGGCGGCTGTACGCCGAGCGGCGGCTCGCCTGGGAGGTCTACGTCGGGGTCACGCGCACGCTCGCAGACGCCGCGAACGGCGTGGACGCCCAGCTCGTCTACGTCTCGAGCGACTGGGTCTTCGACGGCACGCAGGCGGGCGCGGACGAGGCGGCTCCCCCGAACCCCGTCAACTACTACGGAGTGCTGAAGGCGGCGAGCGAGCTCGTCGCGCTCGAGCGGGCGCGCTCGGCGGCAGTGACGCGCATCGCCGCGGTGATGGGGGAGCACCGGGCGCGGCCCGAGACGCCGCGGGCGCAGGACCCGGGCTTCGGGTACTTCGTCGCCTCGCTCGTGGACGCCCTCTCGCGCGGCGAGCCGTTCACCGTCTGGGAGTCCGACGAGATCAACATGCGCGCCACGCCGAGCCTCGCAAGTCACTCCGCCGAGCTCATGCTCCTCGTCGCCGAGCGGCGCCTGAGCGGGATCTTCCACTGCTGCGGCGGGGAGGCGGTGACGCGAGCGGAGCTCGCCCGGGCCGCCGCGGAGGTCTTCGGGCTCGACGCGCGGCTGCTGCGCAGCGGCCCGCCGGACGCGGCGGTCCTCCCCCCGGCGCCGGTCCCGTACGACACGAGCATCGACGCGCGCGCGACGGCGGCCGCTCTCGGCTGCGAGCTGCCGACCGTGCGCGATCTCCTGCGCCGCTTTCGCCGCGAGCGGACGGGCACCTGA
- the iolG gene encoding inositol 2-dehydrogenase, translating into MSAPVRVGVLGAGRIGRMHAELVARRVPGLALAAVHDVDGAAARETAAALGVEAARSVEELLASPAVDAVAICTTTGTHVDLLVAAASSGKPIFCEKPLSLDLAEADRGLAAVERAGVLLQVGFNRRFDPAHRSVRDAVASGAIGETHLVRISSRDPAPPPIAYVRASGGIFLDMTIHDFDMARYVTGSEVEEVYARGEVRIDPAIGAEGDFDTAVVTLRHADGTLTVIDNSRQAAYGFDQRVEAFGSRGMAASENPPAHTGAVRTAEGTRTPALPHFFLERYLPSYLAEWEAFAEALRAGGPSPVSGADGRAPLVIGLAARRSAREGRPVRVAEIG; encoded by the coding sequence GTGAGCGCGCCGGTTCGCGTCGGCGTGCTCGGGGCCGGCCGCATCGGCCGGATGCACGCCGAGCTCGTCGCCCGCCGCGTTCCCGGGCTCGCGCTCGCCGCCGTCCACGACGTCGACGGGGCGGCGGCGCGCGAGACGGCTGCGGCGCTCGGAGTCGAGGCGGCGCGCTCGGTCGAGGAGCTCCTCGCCTCTCCCGCGGTGGATGCGGTCGCCATCTGCACGACCACCGGCACGCACGTCGACCTCCTCGTCGCGGCTGCCTCGTCCGGCAAGCCCATCTTCTGCGAGAAGCCGCTCTCGCTCGACCTCGCCGAGGCCGACAGAGGCCTGGCGGCCGTCGAGCGCGCCGGTGTCCTCCTCCAGGTCGGGTTCAACCGCCGCTTCGATCCCGCGCACAGGTCGGTTCGGGACGCGGTCGCCTCCGGCGCGATCGGCGAGACGCACCTCGTCCGGATCTCGAGCCGCGATCCTGCCCCGCCGCCGATCGCCTACGTGCGGGCGTCGGGCGGGATCTTCCTCGACATGACGATCCACGACTTCGATATGGCGCGGTACGTGACGGGCAGCGAGGTCGAGGAGGTCTACGCGCGGGGCGAGGTGCGTATCGACCCGGCGATCGGCGCCGAGGGCGACTTCGACACGGCCGTCGTCACGCTCCGGCACGCCGACGGGACCCTGACCGTGATCGACAACAGCCGGCAGGCCGCCTACGGGTTCGACCAGCGCGTCGAGGCGTTCGGCTCCAGGGGGATGGCGGCGTCCGAGAACCCGCCCGCGCACACGGGAGCCGTCCGCACCGCCGAGGGGACGCGCACGCCGGCACTCCCGCACTTCTTCCTCGAGCGCTACCTCCCGAGCTACCTCGCGGAGTGGGAAGCCTTCGCGGAGGCGCTGCGGGCCGGCGGCCCGTCGCCGGTGAGCGGCGCCGACGGCCGCGCGCCGCTCGTGATCGGGCTCGCCGCCCGGCGATCGGCGCGCGAGGGGCGGCCCGTCCGGGTGGCCGAGATCGGATAG